The Penicillium psychrofluorescens genome assembly, chromosome: 2 nucleotide sequence AGTATCTGGATGGCTCTTTTGATCCTCAGCCATAGTGACGGTTGATGATTAGGAAAAAACACATTCTTGAATCCCTCATTTGTTTGCATCCCAGAGTGATCGGCTGCGGGGTATCTTGTACGTATAGAGCTCTGCAGGTCTCGGCAGACTATCAAGTTTGAAAATACCCGGTAATCGTTACGTTCTCTGTGGAAGTGATGGCCGATCCCTGCAGCCGCCCGCCAGGGATGGGAATCCTGCCTGGTTGCTTtgtgtcggagtggaattcccactagtcATTTACTGGGAtccatcttctgcatcctgatcacctgatctcccaggcgtccagcgcaatttccacattccggcagttttttccgctttctgcccataaaatccaggataatagatagactgaatatcatcgttttcatcattgtctgaATCAGACAGCTTGGTAACGtaattcctgggcgagtgTCAAAATTTAAAAAATATTTTCTTgcattaccaaaaaatacaaCTCCGAAgacaacaaatatatatatctaaaCTACAAAACATGATAAACCTTTTAAATCTCATAAATAGGCTACgtatgatccaaaaagtaCTATTATATAATAAAACTTCATATCAAGCTATGGTTGTAGAGATATTGAGTTGTAAAATAtcccatttactatggtgttttcggctggcccactcgcttgggtggcctACTCACCCCTGGACCATAGCCTCGTGCAAGGCCGCCCATCTGTGCGTCATTGGGAGGGTTGCATACAGAAACTATTGTGGATGGGGCTTGAGTTGATGCACTAATATACGTAATACTTCTTTcccgccgccaccaacggcCCTAAGCAGGCTTGGGATTAGTGCATTACCAAAGAATTGACCCCGAGTAATTTTCATATTTCCCCTTTACCCGTATCTAGTATAGTAGGGCGGTACCTGGAACGGCGCACTGGCGGTAGTACAGTGGTGTTCGCAGGCAGATCTCTAGGGAAGTTGACGAAGGAAGAATGGTCTGATCTGCGCTACTACTAGCCTTGTATACACGCACTAGGTCATCTAACAGCAGAGGGCATTTGCCCGGCTGCACGAGTTACTTTAGGATACTTCCTCGTATTCGTGAAACATGGTCATGCAGTTGCGATTTTCGCCGCAACTAGGTTTCTTCACACCATTTATGGGTCTATGGGTTCTTCCGGAAGTATTTCCTAAATGGGTCATGAATTCTACCCTGTACAGCTAACATCAACTAAGATCAACATTTAACCAACTAGCTAACACAGCCTTGTACTAACACGCCTTCACCGTCACAAGAATGCCTGGCGTATCGCGTGCCTGCGCCCCCAAAATGTAGTCCCGGCTCACGTCGATGTCGCGACTGCGTTGGACAGCGGACACATCGAAGTCGAACTGCCGGAAGACCGCCGCTAGGATCAGAACCAGCTCGGCACGCGCCAGATTCATACCTAGACAAGAGCGCGTGCCTCGGTTGAACGGCACTAGGTATCGTTCCAGTCGCTTGCCGTCGGGTCCCAGCCAGCGCTCGGGGCGGAAGACGCGAGGCTGCGGGAAGATGGTGTCGTTGAGATGGGTGAGCATTGCCGTCATGCCAACGGTAGTGTTTGCGGGAATGAAGATCCCGCGGCATTGGAGCGGCTGGTCGGGAAATTGGCGGCCAATGCGATGGGTGACGGGGTCACATAGCCGCAGACCCTCCTGGATCACGGCTGTCAGGTAGGGGAGTTGTTCGAGCTTGGTCAAGGAGGGAAATTGCTGAAGGTCCGGGATGGCGGCCACGAGCTCGTCATGCAGCCGTTGCCGCACCGCTGGGTTGGCAGCAATGTGATAGGCTGTCCCACGTAGTACATATGCTCTGGGACCGGTTAGTTTCTCAACAAGAGTCACTGTAGAAAGATTTACGTTGTCCCGGAACCCGCGGTCACCAAGCTGAAGGCTTCATCGCGCAACCTGTCCCTCTGTAGCTCGACCGCGGGGAGCTTACTGGCTAGTAGCTCGTGGAAGACTGTCCGATGGCCGGCTTTCTCGTACGCTGTATCCTCACCATGCCGAATAGCCTCTACCTGCCGAGACAAATCCTATGGGGATGCCGGTCAgcccctctctccttctaTCTCACATGCGACGACCTTACCCGACGAAAATCCAAAAtgtccgccatggccggggCCAGGATCTTGTTGACGCGGTCCTAAATATTCCACTCCGGATGAGTACCTAGGTATGTGTCTCCCTGGTTTGGAGAGCAGAACAGCCTTACCGGCAGTGAATATGTGAGGCGCATCAACCATGGAATATGGATATTCAGCAAGCTGACCTCCAGGAAGCTATCCACATCATCGAATCCCTTACGACCGAAATCGGGCTGGCGCACGTTAACGGGCTCACGGGCAAAGCAGTAGGcgttgatgatatccagagTCACCGCGGCGTATATGTACTTCATATTCAGCATGCCACCCGTCTGAGCCACGTGGTGCAGACGCTCTCGCAGAATCTCAATTGGACGCCACATGACTGGGACTAGGTCGGTGACGGATTTCTTGGAAAAGAAGGGGTTTAGGGCATTACGGCGCACACGGTGTAGGTCATGCGATTGAGTACCAATAGTCTAGCTCTGTCAATGATATTCCCTTTCTCGTAGATGCTAGATGAACCGATGGAGAGGGGGAGATATACCGCCGGATAGGGTCCAAAGGCCTCCGCGACGCGCAGGGGTTTCTCTGCGCGGCCATTGGTCTGGTTGAAGACCTGATCGAAGAAATCAGGGTCATCGATGTGCACTTCATCGGGGTTGATGCGAATGACTGGGCCTGGTAGGGAAGCAGTACATCAGGTCGGCTCTAGGAAGACGGTGGGTGGGGTTGGTACCATATTTGCGATGTTGGGCCCGAAGCTGGAAGGTGAACTGGCCACTTCGATACAGGTCGTAGTACCATTCATACAGATAGGTGATCTTGGCCAATGGAGGACCGGGGATATGAGCGAGAGGATGGAAGTAGACTCGGTAGGCGAGGAGAGAGATCAGGGCCACGAGGgccagcgacagcagcagcaggacaTCCATTCTGGTGCAGTGGAGTCGGGATGGTTTTACAGTGAGGTATGAGGATGCGTCCATCCTCTTGACTGATTTGTCATGTGATCCCTTATTCGCTTTTGGCCTTCATGTCATGGCCAAGTTAACCGACCTCCTCtgaggaggtggtgatgcAACGCGGGGCCGACTGAAACGCGTTGGATGTTGGGGGCCGTTGATAGGCCCCTCCATTTCTTTGTATTAACTTGTGAATAAAGTTCAGAATTATGAATTCGTAGTTGGCTCGATCCGTGGTCAGCCGCCCAGGTCGGTTGGGGGCCGAATGGCGAAATCCAGTCCCCTTACGGAGTCgctcatccaccacccacgGCCCAGCCGCACTAAAGTTAAGCTAGGttgtggaaatgggaaataagcgtaatcactagtaattctaccaagcTGTCTGATtcagacaatgatgaaaacgatgatattcagtctatctattatcctggattttataGGGGCAGAGAGCGGAAAAACTGCCAGAAGGTGGAAATtgcgctggacgcctagatctgatggatcagatcaggtgatcaggatgcggaagatggatcccAGTAAATgactagtgggaattccactccgacatAAGTTAATGTACCGACACCCTATCTAGCGCACGTCCCCTGTCACTCAGATCCCTGAAGAACCTTGCATTCAACTTTTTGGGGGCCGTGTGGCTTGCGGACTTCCACCAATGGCCATCGGTTCCCCTGTCGTGTGGTGGAGGATCCCACCATATGAGCTCATAGATTAGCGAGAAAGTACGAATGGTATGTTGGTATCTCCCACTACAGACTGGATCGATTCCCCTCCCGATGAAAGGCCGGTACTGTGTAGCCGtgggtcttcttccacatccacTCCTGCGCCTGTTGCACTGTGAACGGCACCAGATTCTCGACCTCCAGCGATTCCGCCCTCAGTCCCCGCGCCCGGATGAACAGCGCACTCGACGGCGGTCGCTCGCCCCCCGCAAACCGGACGATCGCCTGGGCCCACTCCCCGAGGATCTGCTTCGTCTGCGGGGCCGCCCGGAACACCCAGAAGAAGGTGTGGGGCATACTCTCATATTCGCACAGGGTGACCGACCCGCCTGCACGATGAATCTCCCGCGCCACGAGTCGAGAAGCATCCACAATCTGCTCCTGTCCGGAGCCCATCCAGATCGGACACGCGCCCGTCCAGTTgtccgcggcggcgggaCTTGCTAGCGGATGGGCCAGCATGCCCGCCTCGCAGTAGAGGTTGGCGCGGGGTGGTCGCGTCGGCCAGGCAGGACAGGTGGGAAAGCTTTTCTCCAGGTACGGAAGCTTctcgatggggatggggaagaTGTCGCAGTGGGCGTTGCGCTCGAACGACGGGAAGCCGTTGGTGAGGTCTGCCACGGGGCTGAGCAGGGCCAGACCTGCCGGCACGACTGGCGGCTGTGTGGCACCATGGAAGGTGATGGTGGCTCCTCGACGCTGCAGCCGGAGCAAGACCTGGAGAAGACCCAAGGCCAGACAGGCCCCCGAACTATCGCCGGCCACGACGATCGAGGAGGCGGGCACAGGCGCGTGGGGGCTGCCTGGCGGGGGTTTCAGCAGGGTGATGTAGGCCTGGAAGGCGTCTAGCAGGGCCGCGGGGAAGGGATTCTGCGGGGCCAGTCGCTGTCGCACGAGCAGGATCTTAGCGCCCGTGGACTGGGATAGAGCGGCGGCCGTCTTGCGATAGCCAGAGGGGGTATTCAACCTGATCGATCATCGATCATCGTCAGAACTCGGGATAGATATCGGGGAGGGGACAACAGAGAGCAGGGAAGGGACCGACACAAAAGAGCCCCCGTAGAGGTAGAGGATGGTCAGCGGGCTCGTGGTCTCCGCCGTCAACTTGTCGAacttttccttctccccaATGGCTGGCTCCGGCGTGTCTTTCTGGACATTGCTGCGGTAGCCCACCCATTCACAGTCGAGTGGTGCCGAGGCCGGGCGGTCGTAGCGTACCCGGTGCTCGTTGGCCTCGTCGAccagctgcaggagaaggTCGCGGGAGGTATCGTCAGTCGGGCTAGGGAGAGAAAACTTGCTAACCCACAAAGGGCCCTTGACGGGATCGTTGCGGCAGGTGGCTTTTTgctggatggagatggcggtgTTGTGGGCGCCCTTGAGGTACTCGGCACGCACCTTCTGGGCTGCGGCCACCAGGTGCTTGGAGTTCTGGAAATCCATGATGGGTTGGGCAAATACAATCTATGATGGGGGACTATCGGTTTAAGGAAAAAAGGATGAGATGGGGGGGAGTGCGGAGAAGGATTAAAATAGAAGCCCCATTCTTTGTTCCCATCGATCCCTCGGAACTGAGCTGCAGAGATGGTGACGTCCATTGCCATTATGAAACCCAATCATCATTATtagtagtggtggtagtagtagtagtagatCATTTCCTAGTGTAGTGCGGCAGTAAACCTACTCGAGGGGAGGATTCAGAGAGCAGGGTAGTAACGCCACGAGTATGGAATCCCTGTTCATCCGTTCCCCAAAAATACAGTCGCTCTGCCCCTCTGTTCTGCATAGTCATGTCGGATGTACGTGCACTTTGATCGTCCTGTACGGTAGTCACATCGAAGCACGAGATACTACAGGATGATTAAAATTTCATCACTTATAGGAATGATCGGCCTGAGTGAACTTGACCACCCATGACACAGAAGAAATGACCGGGGTGATGATATTGGCCACCCACTAAATACATTGCAACAAGCCACATTAGCCCATTCCAACACCTCTATGATTGCTCTCGGTGATTAATTCCTTCACCTTTTAAGCGAATCTGCCATTTCACCACTTCAGCAATCAATGATCAAGGCGATTACATTTCAACGCCCGATCCACGTCTACAAGTAGACCATCGTATGTTACATGTAAATCAAATCTTGTCGTATATGGTTTTTTCATTATTGTATTATTACGAAACCTGATATGTACTCTTGGTCCTCCTCCCTAGTCAAACGACCGGGGCCAGGTTGGGGGCCCAGAATCCGGCACCTGCAGGTGTCCTCGGACATTAATATATCATTTGCCCCCTGCTTCTTATGCGGTGCTGTCCTGAAGATATCTTTGTGGAAGAAATCCTAACGCAGAGGGGAACGATAAACCCCACGGAGAcaaaacagaaacaaagacgAGCTTGAACAGAAAGCAGGATTATCACAATGGCCGATATAGCAACATCACACCCCTACAAGCTTGGGCTTAACCAGGCCGGTTATGCGACCCTGGTGTCTAGCATATTCTTCATTGTCCTGTCCATTGTGGCGGTCGGTCTACGCATCGGCACTCGGCGAATGTTGGGCAACCACCTGGGACTGGACGACTGGCTGGCCATAATCAGTGTCGTCGTCTTCATGGGCTTTTGCGGCGATGTCCTGGTAGGAGTCTACACCTACGGGGGCGGGCAGGTCTATACCAACAAGCTAGAGGCCGAAGAGAACCTGATCCAGTACATGAAATCGGAGTATGCCATTCCGCCGCTTTATGCCATCAACGTGACGCTGGTCAAGATGTCGATCCTATGTTTCTATCATCGCATCTTCTCCGTCGCCTCCTTCCGTCGCATCAACTACGGCGCGGGGATCTTCTGTCTCGTCTGGTTCACGGCCGCCTTCATTGGAGACATGCTGTACTGTATCCCCATCCGCCAGTTCTGGGATCCCACTGCAGGTGGCTCCTGCTTCAACTTCGCCGACTACTTCCTAGCAATGGAGCTTATCGACCTGCTCCTGGACGTGGTTATTATTGCACTTCCTCTCAAGACCATCGCCAGCCTGCATCTCTCTttgcggaagaagctggccTTGCTAGGGATTTTCTTGCTGAGTGTCTTGTAAGCCATCTCCCCGACTAACATGGTGGTCCAACAAATCCGGTACTAACATGCACAGTGTCATTGTAACTGGTGCCATCCGCATCGCCTACGTCTACCGACCCGGCAACCAACTTCGTGAGTCTCGGCGTACAATCTGGCGGCCAATTGCTAACCTGTTCCAGTCTCACTCTCTCAGGCCTCCCTCTGGTCCGTCATCAATCTCGGAGTCGCCATCCTGTGCGCCTGTCTGCCCATCTACCGTCCCTGGCTCCCCAAGGTCGGCAACCTCCCAAGCATTTTGCGCAGTCGCTACGGCAAGTCCTCGCACGGTGACACCAGCCACctcgaggccatcaaccCGGGTAACTCGAACATGAAGAGCTACGGGTCGCGACCCGCGCACTACTACCAGATGAATGATAGTCACAATGACGTACTGCCCCTAACCCACATTGCGGCGGACGATCCACGGGGTCTCCAGAATTCGAGCCAAGGGATTCGAGTCCAGCAAGAGGTGCAAGTGGTGTAAGCATTATGGATGGTATCTACTGTAATGGGCTGTAAATAGTGAGACCTCACCAATGGCCTTGTCTTGTTGACGTTTGTATTTCTTGTCCATGGCGTTTAGAGTGTTTTAATGGCAGAGTGATTATGATCATTATGATCCGATAAAACGTAGAAGTTTATAGATGCCGTTGGGTTCATAAAATCTCGGGCGACTTTTGAGACATGAAAAGAGGTGTACATGTAGAGATAAGACTAGAATAACTGCTTAGCACTTCCACGTCCATCCTGGTCATGGATTTCTCCTAGAACTTCCACACCAAAACAATCGCTCGGACGGTACAGTGGTACTGCAAAGTCTGATATACCCTGTATGCAAATACCGCCATACCATTTGCGTAATGTACAGTACTGAGAAGTTAATTCTCCATTTTCCTCTTTCGCGCCTGCAGGATCAACTTTAAGATCTTTTGGGCCCCCACGGCCCCACCCCTCCCCGATTTACCTACTTTGAAAACCACGTTAGTTTTGCCGGGCCTCGTCACCAACAGAAGCGAGGCCAATGAATCTTGGTCGGCTGTTTATCAACTCATCGCGGGGGGCACAACGCGAGTCAATCATTGGCATAACGCTATTGGCCCCCAATGTAACATGTCCCAGTGACGCGTCTTCCCCCAACCAAGCATGTGTTTTTACCCTTCACCAGCAAATTGTTCCTGCCGTTTACCGTAaccgatgatgaagagcggGGTGATTGCTCGAGTGTAGTGCCTCGGGATCCACAGGGTGCAGGCGTGTGGCATGACGATGGTCCTGTTTGCCTTTCAGCTGGGGGCTGTCTAGATGTGCATTGGCCTCAGCCTTGGCAGTAACAGCCTAGGCAATCAGCAGGGATGGATGTATTGTATATCGTAAAGTGTGGTTTCTAGCTGAATGCCGGTCTGTCATTGCGAGGGCTCTCCCCGCACAGAATTCGAGTTCCAATTTATGTTCAGTTTTGTTCCCTATGCCAGAGCGCTTGCATCCCTCTATTCTATCATCTCTGGTACCGCTGTGCTTCAATTGCGATGGCTGGCTCGCTAAACATTCGAGTTCAGAACGCGTATGATGACGCGCCACGCACGTTTTACCCTGTGGTCGTTATTGGAGCGGGGGCATCGGGCATCGCAGCGGGCTGTCGACTGAAGCAGAAATGCGGTTGCGATCAATTCCGAATCTTCGACCGTCAATCGGGCATTGGAGGTAGGTGCTCACGGTACATGACTTTGTGAAGGAGCTTGACTCATTCGCGAGGAAACAGGCACATGGTGGAGCAACCGGTATCCCGGCGTGGTAAGTCGTTCCCCGTGCTGCATTGGATATGTTGTATATTGATATCTCCCCTAGGCATGCGATGTGTAAGTAGTCGATGACTATCCCCGAAGATGAAACTGAAAGCTAATGTTAGCTAGACCGGCATTCTTTTACTCTTTTTCCTTTGCACCAAACTATCGGTCTAGGACTATCTTTCCCTCCGGTCGTGACTACGTCGACTATCTGTACAACGTGGTAGAGCGAGCTGGAATCGCAGATAAAATACAGCTCGGCACGGAAGTCACGTCTGTGGAGTGGATTGAGGAGGATGCTGAATGGGAGCTACAGGTCTACCAGATCCATGGCCAAGAGTCGGGGAACGGAGATCCTGAAGTTGCACGGCCCGTCGAGACTGTCCGGGCCAAGGTGGTGATCAGTGCTGTGGGGGTTCTGGCCGATCCAGCTGAATGGCCTTCCGACGTTGCTGGTCGCGATGACTATCACGGAGAGGTGATACACTCAGCCCGCTGGCCCGAGAAGACGAATTTGGATGGTAAAGATGTCGTGCTCGTTGGGTCTGGTTGCAGTGCGGCTCAGATTGCACCGGCCCTACTCCAAACCAACGTCAAATCATTGACTCAGATCATGCGGGAACCGCCATGGCTTGTGCCGCGTGTGGAGGAGCCCGGTGGACGAGAGGCTTATGCCAGGTGGGCACCACGCATATATAGCGTTATACCAGGCCTGGGCTATACGGTTCGAATGCTGCTCTGTGGTGTATCCGAGCTACTATGGTACACAGTGTTTCAGCAACCGAACGGATCCTTGAGGCAACATGAGGAGGCATCGTCCCTTGCCCACATGCGGGCATTAGCTCCCACCGCATACCACGACCAACTGACGCCTAAATACCACATGGGGTGCAAGCGCCGGATATATGACAATGACTGGCTGCGGGGGATGCATGACCCGCGCTTTTTGCTCGAATCACGACCCTGGCGCAGCGCAGCCGATACCTCCATCACCGTGGGcgacaagaacaagatcaaGACCTACCATGCTGACGCGCTTATCCTCGCGACAGGGTTTGAGGCCACCCAGTTTCTGCACTCGGTCTCTGTCGTGGGAAGACGTGGGCTTTCTCTGCACGGGCTGTGGGCGACTCGGGGCGGCCCGCATGCTTATCTCGGAACAGCAGTGGACGGATTTCCCAATTTCTTCCTAATTTTAGGGCCGAACACGTTTGCGGGACACACGTCAGTCATGATGGCAATTGAAAACAGCGTGGATCATGCACTGCGACTGATCACCCCCGTTTTGAACTGCGAAGTTGAGACTGTTGAGCCCAAGACTGTTGCTGTCCAGACCTGGCTGGCAGGTATCCGGCGCGATATGGCCACTACGGTATTTGCTGGGTGTCAGAGTTGGTACAACGGTAGAGGTGGGTACAACTCGGTGATGTATCCGTATGTGACCCTCATTTTCCTCAAACACTGACTAGAGTGAGGCGATTCTAACGCTATGTAGTCGCTCCCAGCTGGATTTCTATCTGCGATGTCAGTACCCCCGGCTGTCTGACTGGGACCGGGTCTTAGCCCCTCGGGGCCGCCAAAAACGGCTTTTGCGTCGGGTAAAGGCGGCGTTGGTAATGGGGACGCTGACTTGTGCCTTGGTCTTCTACCGGCAAGTGCAGAAGCATGCCGTTGACAGTGGGATTGTGGATGAAATGGCCAAGACTGCAATGCGCGTGCTTGGTTTCATCGCCCAAATAGCGCAGGAGAGCCGCGACTGGGTTCTTCAACACACTCCCAAAATCCGATAGGGAGTATCCAATAACATGTAACTATCTGTTGGGGATTGGATCTCCGGCTGCAAGATTACGTTCCATCTACTTTGTTGCATTTTTTACTTGACATGGCAAAGCTTGCCTTTTTTTCCCTAACAcaattcttcttcaacaacgGCCAGATGGTGTAGTTGGTGTTAGGGTAAAATCCCCATTGGGTAATTTACCAGGTGGTCTATCTACCGACTTGTTATGGGACCTTTGTATAATGTCCTAATATAGTTATACTCAGCTAAAGCTTTATGTACTAACGGCCTTTCTATTCTACTATATTTCCCCCTTATcatgttttccccttgtttctttctttcttctttaacgaatccttcttgtaCATAGGACACTCTATTAATtgatacaatttggcttgttccctaACAAATCTAGCTATACAATTTCATGAATGTCGTTTGCTCGCGTGAAATAGGTATATTGAGATGAGTTAAAGAGAAATACAGCCGATTTTATTATGACCCATCAATCAAAAGGTCGAAACAACTACGATGGAATTCTGGTATGCTTTAATAAAATAGTCACTAACAACCATGGCCCCGCCAAATGTGTCTAAacagagaaacaaaaaaaaaaaaaaaagaagttTGGCGGAAGGGCCTCTAAGAtcggaaaagaagaatccgaCGCTCATGTTCGAAGGCCATGGACTTCCCCAGCATGCCTTAGCAAGCGCATCTCGTGCAGGACGGATAGATCGTAAAAATTACATCTTCGGTCTATCAAGTGTGAGTCCCTAAAATGCCTCCTCACTCCATTGTAGTCCGCATATGCCTTAGGACATTGGAAGCATGCGAATGTTTGCTCTGAATTTGGGATTTGCTTCCCGTCAGAGGTATGTCCGTTCTCTGATGACGTATTCGGCGGCGTAGCAGTCCTGATCTTTCGAGCTGGCGGAGAGGGAACAACGTCCTCACTGTCGGACGGCGCAGAGCGCTTCCGTCGTCCCCGAAGGGGTCCACCCCCTCTGAAAGCCGCAATATTGTattccagcagcaacagctTTTTTGCGCCGCGTCCACTCGTCTTCTAATGAATCGGTAGTGGACCAAGTAAAGAATGTCTCCTCCAGAAGAATCTGCTCCGATGGCATTTCAAACTCCTTCCGTAATACCTCGCGCGCAGGCTCATCACTGACAGCCTCACCAGTCAGCTGTCTTTCAATGTCAATCACCGCCTGTTTCCGACTGAAATCACGGCGTGTTTCTTTCCGGCGTTTGTCTTGCAGACGCCGGCGCAGATTGTGGACTTGACGCTTCTGGTCCTCCAGCATCGCCCGCAATGCTGGGTTATGAGAGCGATCAGCGCACTGGGTCTCTAAATCGACTTGCCAGCGTATGGCTGATTGCAGTTCTGGGTATTTCTCCACTGATTCCCGGTCAGCGTCGCTCAGGTATCGTGGCCGCCGCTGATCAATCCAACGGCTCATCCGGGTCACAGCCTTTGAGAACTCTTCGTCTGGATTGAGGCCGCACATCATCTCCTATAAGCCAGTATGCCGACAGGGACGATAATGTCTGATAAACGTTCTGCTAGTGGCGTAGGCCATGATCACATTACGCTGTGCTTCACTAACAAAACCTAGGTAGAAGAGTTAGTCCGCTCATCTAGAGAAAATCAGAACTTTGCGAATCTAAAGTCCACTTACTACTCTTGTTAAGTAAATCACCTCCTCCGTATCGAAATTGGTAAGAGAAAAAATGATTAAGGAAGCCGTGTATCTCACCGGATGTCCTGAGCTGTGCGTCGAGTGTGCTACTACTTATGGGCGTCTCCCACAAAATGCGGGGCTGGCCATAGATCACCTCAACCTTCGGAAAGACACAGTAATtatccatctccttcttcaaggGAAGCGGCATTTCATGTCGGCCACCCTCAACAAGCAATCTCCGAAGGTCTTCCATCGATGTTAAGTAAGGCGCTTCAAAGGCGTGAACGTAAAATAATATAATGAAGAGTAGGACATGCGGGCTGAAGACAAGCGATACGCCGTAGACGATTTCAGGTAGCGCGAACGTGTTGCTAACGTAAatcccaagcgagcgccgcactAAACCAACTACAGACATTTcaaatcgatttattagactaccaacgccattaatttcaaatttctacctatcagacctattagggcaATGCGTTCTTTTATGCCTAACTTGATTATAGTCACTACATCGTAGGGGGGGCGCGCATGATTAGCCaggaagctaatgcatctaCTTCCGTAGGGGGTCCATTTTGGGATTTATTAGCCTAGTTTAGACTATTAAATGCCCCCCTACCCTCATGACTTCTAAATCCGCTAGATTGAGCGATGCGCTTTGTAGATTTCTGGCGCTACTTCTTTTGTGTCTCATTCGTAGTACGATATCCCTATAATTACTTACGAAGAATTGCTGTATTTTGCATCGAAAATTGCGTCGCTTTGATAACCTAGTCGATTTGCCTCTCTATAGGACTTAATCCGCTTTGTAATTAACGACTAATTAGGCTTTTAATTGATGAAGCTTAGCGATCTAATTGCTTAGGATTCGCTGGCGTTTTAGGGCTCTATGCGCTTAATtgactacctagtcgactaccttAGGGGGTAGGCGTCCGAAGTTGGATATcaagctttgaaatgaccctatcTGGATTATATGgtactaaactagctacttcAAAAGCGCTTTGAATTATTAATGGTTTGAATGCTTCTACGCGAGCCTATAGGAAATGttatgggaccttcgtacAAAGTCCTATTATGGTTATACTCAGCTAAAGCTTCATGAAGCTTTATGCGTTAACTGCCTTTCCTTTCTACTATGTttttccccttattatgttttcccctttgtttcttcctttcttctttaacgaatccttcttatgTATAGGatactctattaattaatataattTAGCTTATTCCCTAATATTAGGATTTGTTCCTTAATAACTCACAAGCTAGTTAGGCGCCCTACtagctatatatatatcgatTACAACATCGACTATACAACGCGTTAGTAAGGCGACCCCCTAACCATAATGTCGAACGTCCTACCC carries:
- a CDS encoding uncharacterized protein (ID:PFLUO_002304-T1.cds;~source:funannotate); protein product: MDVLLLLSLALVALISLLAYRVYFHPLAHIPGPPLAKITYLYEWYYDLYRSGQFTFQLRAQHRKYGPVIRINPDEVHIDDPDFFDQVFNQTNGRAEKPLRVAEAFGPYPATIGTQSHDLHRVRRNALNPFFSKKSVTDLVPVMWRPIEILRERLHHVAQTGGMLNMKYIYAAVTLDIINAYCFAREPVNVRQPDFGRKGFDDVDSFLEVSLLNIHIPWLMRLTYSLPDRVNKILAPAMADILDFRRDLSRQVEAIRHGEDTAYEKAGHRTVFHELLASKLPAVELQRDRLRDEAFSLVTAGSGTTAYVLRGTAYHIAANPAVRQRLHDELVAAIPDLQQFPSLTKLEQLPYLTAVIQEGLRLCDPVTHRIGRQFPDQPLQCRGIFIPANTTVGMTAMLTHLNDTIFPQPRVFRPERWLGPDGKRLERYLVPFNRGTRSCLGMNLARAELVLILAAVFRQFDFDVSAVQRSRDIDVSRDYILGAQARDTPGILVTVKAC
- a CDS encoding uncharacterized protein (ID:PFLUO_002305-T1.cds;~source:funannotate), giving the protein MDFQNSKHLVAAAQKVRAEYLKGAHNTAISIQQKATCRNDPVKGPLWVSKFSLPSPTDDTSRDLLLQLVDEANEHRVRYDRPASAPLDCEWVGYRSNVQKDTPEPAIGEKEKFDKLTAETTSPLTILYLYGGSFVLNTPSGYRKTAAALSQSTGAKILLVRQRLAPQNPFPAALLDAFQAYITLLKPPPGSPHAPVPASSIVVAGDSSGACLALGLLQVLLRLQRRGATITFHGATQPPVVPAGLALLSPVADLTNGFPSFERNAHCDIFPIPIEKLPYLEKSFPTCPAWPTRPPRANLYCEAGMLAHPLASPAAADNWTGACPIWMGSGQEQIVDASRLVAREIHRAGGSVTLCEYESMPHTFFWVFRAAPQTKQILGEWAQAIVRFAGGERPPSSALFIRARGLRAESLEVENLVPFTVQQAQEWMWKKTHGYTVPAFHREGNRSSL
- a CDS encoding uncharacterized protein (ID:PFLUO_002306-T1.cds;~source:funannotate) yields the protein MADIATSHPYKLGLNQAGYATLVSSIFFIVLSIVAVGLRIGTRRMLGNHLGLDDWLAIISVVVFMGFCGDVLVGVYTYGGGQVYTNKLEAEENLIQYMKSEYAIPPLYAINVTLVKMSILCFYHRIFSVASFRRINYGAGIFCLVWFTAAFIGDMLYCIPIRQFWDPTAGGSCFNFADYFLAMELIDLLLDVVIIALPLKTIASLHLSLRKKLALLGIFLLSVFVIVTGAIRIAYVYRPGNQLLSLSQASLWSVINLGVAILCACLPIYRPWLPKVGNLPSILRSRYGKSSHGDTSHLEAINPGNSNMKSYGSRPAHYYQMNDSHNDVLPLTHIAADDPRGLQNSSQGIRVQQEVQVV
- a CDS encoding uncharacterized protein (ID:PFLUO_002307-T1.cds;~source:funannotate), translated to MAGSLNIRVQNAYDDAPRTFYPVVVIGAGASGIAAGCRLKQKCGCDQFRIFDRQSGIGGTWWSNRYPGVACDVPAFFYSFSFAPNYRSRTIFPSGRDYVDYLYNVVERAGIADKIQLGTEVTSVEWIEEDAEWELQVYQIHGQESGNGDPEVARPVETVRAKVVISAVGVLADPAEWPSDVAGRDDYHGEVIHSARWPEKTNLDGKDVVLVGSGCSAAQIAPALLQTNVKSLTQIMREPPWLVPRVEEPGGREAYARWAPRIYSVIPGLGYTVRMLLCGVSELLWYTVFQQPNGSLRQHEEASSLAHMRALAPTAYHDQLTPKYHMGCKRRIYDNDWLRGMHDPRFLLESRPWRSAADTSITVGDKNKIKTYHADALILATGFEATQFLHSVSVVGRRGLSLHGLWATRGGPHAYLGTAVDGFPNFFLILGPNTFAGHTSVMMAIENSVDHALRLITPVLNCEVETVEPKTVAVQTWLAGIRRDMATTVFAGCQSWYNGRGGYNSVMYPRSQLDFYLRCQYPRLSDWDRVLAPRGRQKRLLRRVKAALVMGTLTCALVFYRQVQKHAVDSGIVDEMAKTAMRVLGFIAQIAQESRDWVLQHTPKIR